Proteins from one Candidatus Eisenbacteria bacterium genomic window:
- the rpsJ gene encoding 30S ribosomal protein S10, producing MPTTAPAGQRIRIRLRSYDHAVLDQSAGEIVRTAKRTGARTAGPIPLPTQRSVYTVLRSPHVDKKSREQFEVRVHKRLIDIVKSTPQTIDALMKLDLPAGVDIEIKL from the coding sequence ATGCCAACGACCGCGCCGGCAGGACAGAGAATCCGCATTCGTTTGCGGTCGTACGACCACGCCGTGCTCGATCAGTCGGCGGGCGAGATCGTGCGCACCGCGAAGCGTACCGGCGCCCGCACCGCGGGGCCCATTCCGCTTCCGACGCAGCGTTCCGTGTACACCGTGCTTCGTTCGCCGCACGTGGACAAGAAATCGCGGGAGCAATTCGAGGTCCGCGTCCACAAGCGGCTCATCGATATCGTGAAGTCGACCCCGCAGACGATCGACGCCTTGATGAAGCTCGATCTCCCGGCGGGGGT